The following coding sequences lie in one Cryptococcus neoformans var. neoformans B-3501A chromosome 2, whole genome shotgun sequence genomic window:
- a CDS encoding hypothetical protein (HMMPfam hit to Hydrolase, haloacid dehalogenase-like hydrolase, score: 49.2, E(): 1.1e-11) yields the protein MCRALIFDCYGTLIVSLFIQSKTHHQLTLLVGNANPLIHDYHTQDWEVGMYQNLDALWSQKTCPEPDRLFKALGVLETRIQGKDEEMIYPDVLELVYKELTGQFRLWHDPEAGKAFGDSVGSWPAFPDSAAALGKLRELGLKLFVLSNVDNESFAVTRKKLETETKFDGVYTAEDIGSYKPDLRNFRYALDRLDENFDISPDQVIVVANSKFHDISPAHRMGLKAAWINRPEAIMGVQGFEDIKPDWTFGSMKVFADALKSAKEEF from the exons ATGTGCAGAGCTCTGATCTTCGATTGCTACGGC ACTCTTATCGTTAGTCTCTTTATCCAATCAAAAACTCACCACCAACTCACTCTTTTGGTCGGTAATGCTAATCCTCTCATTCATGACTATCATACGCAGGACTGGGAAGTAGGCATGTACCAAAACCTCGACGCCCTCTGGTCCCAGAAGACCTGTCCGGAACCTGATAGGTTGTTCAAAGCCCTAGGAGTGTTGGAGACGAGGATACaggggaaggatgaggagatgaTTTATCCTGATGT GCTGGAGCTTGTGTATAAAGAACTTACTGGACAGTTTCGTCTATGGCATGACCCCG AAGCTGGAAAAGCATTCGGAGACTCTGTAGGCTCATGGCCAGCATTCCCCGACTCTGCGGCTGCTCTCGGTAAACTGAGAGAACTGGGGTTAAAGTTGTTTGTCCTGAGTAATGTGGATAATGAGAGTTTTGCAGT gacgagaaagaagcTCGAGACGGAAACGAAGTTTGATGGAGTCTACACTGCTGAAGATA TCGGCTCGTACAAACCTGACCTCCGAAATTTCCGTTACGCCCTCGACCGTCTTGACGAAAATTTCGATATCTCCCCGGACCAAGTGATTGTAGTGGCAAATTCAAAATTCCATGATATCAGTCC AGCACACCGAATGGGTCTCAAAGCAGCATGGATAAACCGCCCAGAAGCGATCATGGGTGTTCAAGGGTTTGAGGATATCAAGCCCGATTGGACGTTTGGGAGTATGAAAGTGTTTGCTGATGCGCTTAAAAGTGCGAAAGAGGAATTTTAA